Genomic segment of Niallia taxi:
GATACGTATTTTAATGGTTTTTTTAGTCAAGATAGTGATATTAACGCCATTAGTTTACGTTCATTAGATAATGCCGGAGTTGAATATTTGCTCATCAATAATTATCTTCGCTGGAATAGTAGTATTAATGAGGAAAAAGCAACAGATACCCTGCAGGAAGGGGACACTAACTTAATTGAGGCAGGTCTTCCGAAAGGGCGGATATTAAAGGATACAATCACGAAAAGGGTTGTCATTAATAATCCCGTCACATTGGAGAAAATAGGTGAAATCTCCATCTATTATTCTACGGAACATTTAAATAAGATGGTCAAAAGGGATGAAGGAGCACCTGCCTCTTTCTTTTTAATCGATGCAGAGGGACAAATTATATATTCACATAATGAAGGCGTGCCTCCCGCAATTGTTGATCAACTGCGTCAAGAAACAAATGAAACAAAAACAAGTTATAAATCTAAAAAATTTTATATAAATACTGTTGCGAATAAGGGTGACTATACATTCGTCAGCGTCATAACAGATGAAGGCTGGCAAAAGCTATCTATTGTTAGAGGAACGATGTGGGTCGTTATCATCCTTCTTATAGTAGCAGCGATTTTAATGTCTTATACGTTTATGCGCAATTATTCGCAGCGTATTAATAAGATTGTTACAACGATTCGCCAAGTAGAAAAGGGCAACCTGGCTGCACGTGTTCCAGAATCCCAAGATGAAGATGAGTTAGCTCAGATTGCACTAAATATTAATACGATGCTAGATGAATTGAATAATTACATTGAACAATTTTACCTGCTTACTATGAAGCAGCAGCAAGCGGAATTAAAAGCACTTCAAGCACAGATTAACCCCCATTTTTTATTTAATACGCTTGAAGCAATTCGCATGGTTGCAGTCTTGGAGGGCTCCAAGACCTCCAGCAAAATGATCGTCCATTTAGCAAAGCTATTCCGCTATTCATTGGAATCGAAGGATATTGTACCGTTCTACACCGAAATTGAATATGTCAAACAATATTTAACCTTAATGCAGTTTAAACATCCTGATAAGCTGAAGATTCAGTTTCATATTCCAGACGAATTAGAACACACACCTGTTCAAAAGTTAATCCTTCAGCCGATTATAGAAAACTATTTTGTTCATGGCTTTAAAAAGGATCGTGCCGATAATGAGTTAATTATTTATGCGGTGAATCGTGGAGAAAAAATAGATATATGTATTGAGGATAACGGCAAGGGAATGTCTGAGGAAGAACTGGCCAACATTGTTCACCATATTAATTGTGAAGAGGGCGATGAAATGAAGTCAATTGGATTGAGGAATATTCATCAGCGTTTGAAAGTAAAGTACGGAGAGCAGTACGGGCTTTCACTAGAGAGCACTAAAAACACTGGAACAAAGGTCACTTTGTCCATTCCGGTTCAGGGGATTGCCTATGTATAAGGTGCTGCTTGCGGATGATGAACCGATCATTACTAAAGGACTGTCAGCCATACTCGATTGGGAAGATTACGGATTTGAGATTGTGCATACTGCAGAAAGCGGCGAGGAAGCACTTTCCTATATTAAACAACATTCTATCGACATTTTAATTTCGGATATATTAATGGGCGAAATGTCGGGTCTTGACCTAATACAAGAGGTGAAAAGCATTCGGTCTGAGATTAAAAGCATTGTTTTAACAGGCTACCAAGAGTTTGATTATCTTAAACGAGGGCTGTTATTAGGGATTGAAAACTATTTGGTTAAACCTGTAGATGAAGAGGAATTATTGAAAACGCTTCAAGCGGTGGGGATGAAGTTAAAGGTTGCAATGGCAAACAGCAGGGCTAAGGAATCAACCACAATGCTGGATAATACGATGTGGAGCTATTTGACTGGAGAAATAGACAAGCATGATTGTCTGGAGCGATTAGCATTATACAATATTCACTTAAACCAGCCATATTACAATGTGTCTATTTTAAATATTGAACATTATCATCAGCAGGATGTTGTAAATGACATTCGCCACTTCCTTGAAACTAACTACTCTTCTTTATGTTTTAATAATCCTAATCAGGAAATAGTGATTATTTTTGGCGGTGCAAGTGAGGAAGAACTGATAAATTATAATCAGCGCTTAGTAGAGGACCTGCAGCAAGAAGATAGAGGGATTGGCTCCTTTTATTTAACAATGGGAAAGCCAGTCCGTTTGATTGATGAAT
This window contains:
- a CDS encoding sensor histidine kinase; this translates as MNLNQNSRFHEKIFNKLFLASSITIVVTVIILIVTITNYYSEIIIQKEVNVTTRTIERVEDYFSAKDSDINKAISDIYVQGDLIDDISFALHNGYGKYLEYRLDRFTEDQSYFPSNLDTYFNGFFSQDSDINAISLRSLDNAGVEYLLINNYLRWNSSINEEKATDTLQEGDTNLIEAGLPKGRILKDTITKRVVINNPVTLEKIGEISIYYSTEHLNKMVKRDEGAPASFFLIDAEGQIIYSHNEGVPPAIVDQLRQETNETKTSYKSKKFYINTVANKGDYTFVSVITDEGWQKLSIVRGTMWVVIILLIVAAILMSYTFMRNYSQRINKIVTTIRQVEKGNLAARVPESQDEDELAQIALNINTMLDELNNYIEQFYLLTMKQQQAELKALQAQINPHFLFNTLEAIRMVAVLEGSKTSSKMIVHLAKLFRYSLESKDIVPFYTEIEYVKQYLTLMQFKHPDKLKIQFHIPDELEHTPVQKLILQPIIENYFVHGFKKDRADNELIIYAVNRGEKIDICIEDNGKGMSEEELANIVHHINCEEGDEMKSIGLRNIHQRLKVKYGEQYGLSLESTKNTGTKVTLSIPVQGIAYV
- a CDS encoding response regulator transcription factor translates to MYKVLLADDEPIITKGLSAILDWEDYGFEIVHTAESGEEALSYIKQHSIDILISDILMGEMSGLDLIQEVKSIRSEIKSIVLTGYQEFDYLKRGLLLGIENYLVKPVDEEELLKTLQAVGMKLKVAMANSRAKESTTMLDNTMWSYLTGEIDKHDCLERLALYNIHLNQPYYNVSILNIEHYHQQDVVNDIRHFLETNYSSLCFNNPNQEIVIIFGGASEEELINYNQRLVEDLQQEDRGIGSFYLTMGKPVRLIDELEDSFSLARDYSMMQLYLEPNILISNKLTIDRQEELKKQQQLKEIIVKRLMNAEEESLELIDLYFKNLTEKNNIISPQVAKKYTFDLISYIHHSLQTEELCLYSAVVERIVYSSDIRQMKDILMEYCYELILTIHDHVHLRSPIVQNVLTFIHTHFDQGLSLKTLGQQFHVNAIYLGQLFQKEVGVVFSEYINRYRLEKAKELLKTTHYRAGDIGKKVGYSDTTYFYKQFKKIVGTTPSEWRKI